A genomic segment from Syntrophotalea acetylenivorans encodes:
- the prsK gene encoding XrtA/PEP-CTERM system histidine kinase PrsK has protein sequence MFQTICSFIAILGTLGVGLALLGNKSRSLNKTALLAALAACAVLEGLDLTSLLLPARLLDWKRGAVLAEALLPFCWLLYAWTIAWDGNWKSIAMPSRLLLAITGLFPVVAIFVDLNALYYSPDFGTESLLFLGQYGFFFYLVLLVLLVLALTQLEKSLTLLPREERWRAKYEMLGACLLLAALIFYYSQGLLYRSLNMAMMPVRTLMLGAAVGLIGYSRLVRGEAKNIIVSRQMVFRSVALLGVGSYLLFLGIFGEGLRYFGESFRQSILILLLFGGVLAVLAFLLSDRLKRKFSVFLHKNFYRQKYDYRIEWQQFTGSLSNVRSSEELKKAILRSFCQTFALKGGVLFLKESDDGRFICRCEYEMQVDDYVFYGDDSLLSHVSDHPDWIVDLQQGHPALEQQHGEFFRRCGAFWAIPLVFGDDPAGLLLLGAQLNSGEKLTYEDFDLMRMLARQATSTLLSIKLSAQLSSAQEMAAMGRVSTFVIHDLKNLASNLAMVTENASDYLDDPDFQRDMLETLTATVSSMKGLITRLRNVARPKELTLDFTDLRELAEQGVRLAGGLQVAVTGEPVTAQVDEGEMQKVVQNLLVNAHEASGSNEPIGLEVGQMGEAYLKVSDSGCGMSEEFIRERLFQPFQTTKAKGFGIGLYQCKNIVEAHGGRIEVDSRVGQGTTFTVWLPLVDNP, from the coding sequence ATGTTTCAAACTATCTGTTCATTTATAGCCATTTTAGGCACGCTCGGTGTTGGTCTGGCTCTGCTGGGAAACAAGTCGCGCAGCTTGAACAAGACCGCTCTGTTGGCGGCCTTGGCGGCCTGTGCCGTACTGGAAGGTCTCGATCTGACCAGTTTGCTACTTCCTGCACGGTTGTTGGACTGGAAACGGGGGGCGGTGCTGGCGGAGGCATTGTTGCCCTTCTGCTGGTTGCTTTATGCCTGGACCATTGCCTGGGACGGCAATTGGAAGTCCATCGCTATGCCGTCGCGGCTACTGCTGGCCATAACCGGTTTGTTTCCCGTGGTAGCGATCTTTGTCGATCTCAACGCTTTGTATTACTCTCCCGATTTTGGTACCGAAAGCCTGCTGTTTCTTGGCCAATACGGTTTCTTTTTCTATCTTGTCCTGCTGGTGCTGTTGGTGCTGGCATTAACTCAATTGGAAAAATCTCTGACGCTGCTGCCCCGGGAAGAGCGATGGCGGGCCAAATATGAGATGCTCGGCGCTTGCCTGTTATTGGCGGCCTTGATCTTTTATTACAGCCAGGGGTTGCTGTACCGTTCGTTGAATATGGCTATGATGCCGGTGCGGACCTTGATGCTGGGGGCCGCGGTAGGCTTGATAGGTTACTCTCGTCTGGTGCGGGGCGAAGCGAAAAACATCATTGTTTCGCGGCAAATGGTCTTTCGCTCGGTGGCTCTGCTGGGGGTAGGCAGCTATCTTTTGTTCCTCGGCATTTTCGGCGAGGGGTTGCGTTATTTCGGTGAGTCGTTTCGTCAATCCATTTTGATCCTGCTTTTGTTCGGTGGGGTGTTGGCTGTTCTGGCGTTTTTGCTTTCTGACCGATTGAAGCGCAAGTTCAGTGTTTTTCTGCATAAGAATTTTTATCGCCAGAAGTATGACTATCGGATTGAATGGCAGCAGTTTACCGGTAGTCTGTCGAATGTTCGCAGCAGCGAAGAGCTTAAGAAGGCTATTCTACGCAGTTTCTGTCAGACCTTTGCCTTGAAAGGCGGAGTTCTGTTTTTAAAAGAAAGCGATGACGGCCGTTTTATCTGTCGCTGCGAATACGAAATGCAGGTGGACGACTATGTTTTTTATGGTGACGACTCGCTGCTGAGTCATGTCAGTGACCATCCTGACTGGATCGTCGATCTCCAGCAGGGACACCCTGCCTTGGAGCAGCAGCATGGGGAGTTTTTTCGCCGTTGTGGAGCTTTTTGGGCCATCCCCTTGGTTTTTGGGGACGATCCAGCAGGACTCTTGCTGCTTGGAGCCCAGCTTAATAGTGGTGAAAAACTTACCTATGAGGATTTTGACTTGATGCGGATGTTGGCCCGCCAGGCCACTTCCACCCTGCTTAGCATAAAACTCTCCGCTCAACTCAGCAGCGCCCAGGAGATGGCGGCCATGGGGCGGGTGTCGACTTTTGTTATACACGATCTTAAAAACCTGGCTTCGAACCTCGCCATGGTGACTGAAAACGCCTCGGATTATCTGGATGACCCTGACTTTCAGCGCGACATGCTCGAGACGCTGACCGCTACTGTGTCCAGCATGAAGGGACTGATTACCCGCCTGAGAAATGTCGCCAGGCCTAAGGAGTTGACGCTGGACTTTACCGACCTGCGTGAATTGGCCGAGCAAGGGGTACGTTTGGCCGGTGGACTTCAAGTGGCAGTGACCGGTGAACCGGTCACTGCGCAGGTCGACGAGGGCGAGATGCAGAAAGTAGTGCAGAACCTGCTCGTCAATGCCCACGAGGCCAGCGGCAGCAATGAGCCGATCGGCTTGGAAGTCGGCCAGATGGGAGAGGCTTATCTCAAGGTGAGTGACTCAGGCTGTGGAATGAGCGAGGAATTCATTCGCGAGCGGTTGTTCCAGCCTTTTCAGACGACTAAAGCCAAGGGCTTCGGCATTGGTCTTTATCAGTGTAAGAATATAGTCGAAGCCCACGGTGGCCGCATCGAGGTCGATAGCCGGGTAGGGCAGGGAACGACCTTTACTGTGTGGTTGCCGCTTGTTGATAATCCGTAA
- a CDS encoding four helix bundle protein: MKNHKDLDVWQLSMGLVTDIYKLTGVFPKEEIYGLSNQMRRAAVSVPSNIAEGAARNSKKEFIQFLHISLGSLAEVETQLIISNNLEYALAIESFLEKVERVKRMLNGLIFHLKK; this comes from the coding sequence ATGAAAAACCACAAGGATCTGGATGTTTGGCAACTAAGCATGGGCCTTGTGACGGATATCTATAAACTCACAGGCGTTTTTCCAAAGGAAGAAATCTATGGCCTCTCAAACCAGATGCGAAGAGCGGCGGTCTCTGTCCCCTCAAATATTGCCGAAGGTGCAGCAAGGAATTCAAAGAAGGAATTTATTCAGTTTCTGCATATCTCTCTTGGATCACTCGCTGAAGTTGAAACTCAATTGATCATTTCAAATAACCTGGAATATGCTCTTGCGATTGAGAGCTTTTTAGAAAAGGTCGAACGGGTAAAAAGAATGCTGAACGGTCTTATTTTTCATCTTAAAAAATAG
- the xrtA gene encoding exosortase A has translation MQCVADVMKRDAWYLALLVPLLAVVYATVVPDMAGQWSDDPNYSHGFLVPLIAGYFIYQKWPELRTTPIRPSRLGLPVILASLSLLVVGIAGTEYFTMRSSLVFLLAGIVLYWFGGQVLKVLALPIGFLLFMVPLPYIVYDAMAFPLKLFITKVSVFVLKATGIIVWREGNIIMFPQTVLEVADACSGLRSLMSLLALSVAFAFFSQKTNLKRTLLVLSAIPIAIITNMLRVIVTGFLAQYYGRAAAEGFFHEFAGMAVFAMAMVLLVAFSAVIRKA, from the coding sequence ATGCAATGTGTTGCTGATGTCATGAAAAGGGATGCCTGGTACCTGGCCTTGCTGGTGCCGTTGTTGGCGGTGGTCTACGCCACCGTGGTGCCGGATATGGCGGGGCAGTGGTCAGATGATCCCAACTACTCCCACGGCTTTCTGGTGCCGTTGATTGCCGGGTATTTTATATACCAAAAATGGCCGGAATTGCGTACGACACCGATTCGTCCCAGCCGTCTGGGGCTGCCGGTTATTCTGGCCAGCCTTTCTCTGCTGGTGGTCGGTATCGCCGGCACCGAATACTTTACCATGCGCTCCTCACTGGTTTTTCTATTGGCCGGTATCGTTCTGTACTGGTTCGGTGGGCAGGTGCTGAAAGTTCTTGCGCTGCCCATCGGTTTCCTCTTGTTCATGGTTCCCTTGCCCTACATCGTCTACGATGCCATGGCTTTTCCCCTGAAGTTGTTCATTACCAAGGTCTCGGTCTTTGTGCTCAAGGCCACTGGCATCATCGTCTGGCGGGAAGGGAATATTATCATGTTTCCGCAGACGGTACTGGAAGTGGCAGACGCCTGCAGCGGACTGCGCTCGCTGATGTCCCTGCTGGCCCTGAGCGTGGCCTTTGCCTTCTTCTCGCAGAAGACCAACCTGAAGCGGACCCTTCTGGTATTGTCCGCTATCCCCATCGCCATCATCACCAATATGCTGCGGGTTATCGTCACCGGCTTTCTCGCCCAATATTACGGCAGGGCCGCGGCGGAGGGTTTTTTTCACGAGTTTGCCGGGATGGCGGTGTTTGCCATGGCTATGGTTTTATTGGTGGCATTTAGTGCCGTAATACGTAAGGCGTGA
- a CDS encoding four helix bundle protein, which produces MASKISHHKDLDVWQLSMALVSEIYRLTGNFPKEEIYGLTNQMRRAAVSVPSNIAEGAARNSKKEFLQYLYVSLGSLAELETQLLISKNLGYLASPDSTMCELENIRKMLSGLVNYVRSKLGQ; this is translated from the coding sequence ATGGCGTCTAAAATTTCCCATCACAAAGATTTGGATGTCTGGCAGTTGAGTATGGCCTTGGTTTCAGAAATTTATCGACTGACTGGAAATTTCCCCAAGGAAGAAATTTACGGGCTAACTAACCAGATGCGAAGGGCGGCAGTATCTGTGCCGTCTAACATTGCAGAAGGTGCTGCGCGGAATTCCAAGAAGGAATTTTTGCAGTATCTTTATGTTTCGCTCGGTTCCTTGGCCGAATTGGAAACTCAACTTCTTATTTCTAAGAACCTAGGATATTTAGCATCGCCAGATTCAACAATGTGTGAATTAGAAAATATCAGAAAAATGCTCTCGGGCTTGGTCAATTATGTCAGAAGTAAACTTGGGCAATAA
- a CDS encoding GxxExxY protein has protein sequence MDFDELSNQLIGCALQVHRELGPGLLESTYEKCLAHELSFNNIDFKLQHPLPVEYKGIRLECGYRVDLFIEDNLIVELKSVEQIKAVHEAQLLTYMKLASVKTGLLLNFNVNRLKDGIKRFVL, from the coding sequence ATGGATTTTGATGAACTTTCGAATCAACTGATTGGCTGTGCGCTACAAGTTCACCGTGAGTTGGGGCCGGGCCTGTTAGAGTCAACCTATGAAAAGTGTCTTGCCCATGAGTTGAGTTTTAATAATATTGATTTTAAACTGCAACATCCTCTTCCAGTAGAGTACAAGGGTATCCGTCTTGAGTGTGGTTACCGGGTTGATTTATTTATTGAGGATAATCTGATTGTTGAACTAAAAAGTGTAGAGCAAATCAAGGCTGTCCACGAAGCGCAACTGTTGACTTATATGAAACTTGCAAGTGTCAAAACCGGCCTATTGCTTAACTTTAACGTCAACAGGCTTAAAGATGGAATCAAGCGTTTCGTTCTCTGA
- a CDS encoding exosortase C-terminal domain/associated protein EpsI, producing the protein MITKYRFFIVYALLIAAALFVHLHEDVAVPVNRPLAEIPHHQSDWRMTSQTRFDDRILEVLKPTDYLSRSYTDQKGNRVGFYLGYHGGGPDSGPIHSPKHCLPGSGWQELSAETGELTVDGANIHLVKAVYQNGYSNELFIYWFQVKGKSLVNEYALKIAEVTNSIFYNRKDSAFIRISVPVTEDLDKAVAVGERFVRDFYPHICSVLPK; encoded by the coding sequence ATGATTACCAAATATCGCTTCTTCATCGTTTACGCTCTGCTCATTGCTGCAGCCCTGTTCGTTCATTTGCACGAGGATGTGGCGGTGCCGGTTAATCGACCATTGGCGGAAATTCCACATCATCAGAGCGACTGGCGCATGACAAGTCAGACCCGGTTTGACGACCGGATATTGGAAGTGCTCAAGCCGACCGATTATCTGTCCCGCAGCTATACGGATCAAAAGGGCAACCGGGTCGGGTTCTACCTCGGCTATCATGGCGGCGGTCCAGACAGCGGTCCGATTCATTCGCCGAAGCACTGTCTGCCGGGTAGCGGTTGGCAGGAACTGTCGGCGGAGACTGGCGAGTTGACGGTGGATGGGGCAAATATCCATCTTGTAAAAGCTGTTTACCAGAACGGCTACAGCAATGAACTATTTATCTACTGGTTTCAGGTCAAGGGGAAAAGCCTCGTCAACGAATATGCCCTCAAAATTGCTGAGGTGACCAATTCCATTTTTTACAATCGCAAGGACTCGGCATTTATTCGCATCTCGGTGCCGGTTACAGAGGATCTCGATAAGGCGGTAGCGGTAGGAGAACGGTTCGTTCGCGACTTTTATCCACACATTTGTTCAGTGCTTCCCAAGTGA